One Cryptomeria japonica chromosome 9, Sugi_1.0, whole genome shotgun sequence genomic window carries:
- the LOC131858452 gene encoding small ribosomal subunit protein uS2c-like: MKVLFSKDFDLELEDAVIQYRNQFMIVSTKHQTADAAKLVALAARCHYVNKKWLAGMLTNWFTTEARLEKFKNLTKKKNTGGFDGFTKKEAAILKRELNKLQEDLGGIRYMTKLPDIVIILDQKGEYTAIQECRTLGIPTICLVDTDCDPDLVDIPIPANDDGRGPIRLILNKLILAIHAGRELYYKK; encoded by the coding sequence ATGAAGGTCCTATTTTCAAAAGATTTCGACCTAGAGCTCGAGGACGCGGTTATCCAATACAGAAACCAATTTATGATAGTTAGTACAAAACATCAAACAGCTGATGCTGCTAAATTAGTTGCTTTAGCAGCTCGATGTCATTATGTAAATAAAAAATGGCTCGCGGGTATGTTAACTAATTGGTTTACTACAGAAGCAAgacttgaaaaattcaaaaatttaacgaAAAAAAAAAATACGGGAGGATTTGATGGATTTACGAAAAAAGAAGCAGCAATACTCAAGAGAGAATTGAACAAATTGCAGGAAGATCTAGGGGGTATTAGATACATGACAAAATTGCCCGATATTGTAATAATTCTCGATCAAAAAGGAGAATATACTGCTATTCAGGAATGTAGAACTTTGGGTATTCCAACAATTTGCTTAGTTGATACAGATTGTGACCCAGATCTCGTGGATATCCCAATCCCAGCCAATGATGATGGTAGAGGACCAATCCGCCTGAtcctaaataaattaattttagcaATTCACGCGGGTAGAGAATTGTACTATAAAAAgtga
- the LOC131858642 gene encoding ATP synthase subunit a, chloroplastic-like, translating into MDILQFPINMLNYFYEISGVEVGQHFYWQIGGFQVHAQVLITSWIVIAVLLGSATLAVQDPQIIPNGAQIFLEYVLEFVRDLARTQIGEEEYGPWVLFIGTMFLFIFVSNWAGALFPWGIIKLPHGELAAPTNDINTTVALALLTSVAYFYAGFTKRGLGYFGKYIQPTPILLPINILEDFTKPLSLSFRLFGNILADELVVAVLVSLVPIVVPIPVMFLGLFTSGIQALIFATLAAAYIGESMEGHH; encoded by the coding sequence ATGGATATTTTACAATTTCCTATTAACATGCTGAATTATTTCTACGAGATATCCGGTGTGGAAGTAGGTCAGCATTTTTATTGGCAAATAGGGGGGTTTCAAGTTCATGCACAGGTACTTATAACTTCCTGGATTGTAATTGCTGTCTTATTAGGTTCAGCTACTCTAGCTGTTCAAGATCCACAAATCATTCCGAATGGAGCACAAATTTTTTTGGAATATGTTCTCGAATTTGTTCGGGACTTGGCTAGAACTCAGATTGGCGAAGAAGAATATGGTCCCTGGGTTCTTTTTATAGGGACTATGTTTCTATTTATCTTTGTTTCTAACTGGGCAGGTGCTCTTTTTCCTTGGGGAATTATTAAATTACCTCATGGGGAATTAGCCGCACCTACAAATGATATTAATACCACAGTAGCTCTAGCTTTGCTCACATCAGTAGCTTATTTTTATGCAGGTTTTACAAAGAGGGGTTTAGGCTATTTTGGTAAATATATTCAACCAACCCCAATACTTTTACCAATTAACATATTAGAAGATTTTACAAAACCTCTATCACTTAGTTTTCGACTTTTTGGAAATATATTAGCTGACGAATTAGTAGTTGCCGTTCTTGTTTCCTTAGTACCTATAGTGGTACCTATACCTGTAATGTTCCTAGGATTATTTACAAGTGGTATTCAAGCTCTAATCTTTGCAACTCTAGCCGCAGCTTATATAGGCGAATCCATGGAGGGTCatcattaa
- the LOC131858201 gene encoding ATP synthase subunit c, chloroplastic-like has product MNPLISAASVIAAGLSVGLASIGPGIGQGIAAGQAIEGIVRQPEAEGKIRGTLLLSLTFMEALTIYGLVVALALLFANPFV; this is encoded by the coding sequence ATGAATCCTTTGATTTCTGCTGCTTCCGTTATTGCTGCTGGATTATCCGTAGGCCTTGCTTCTATTGGACCTGGCATTGGTCAAGGCATTGCTGCGGGACAAGCTATTGAAGGTATTGTGAGACAACCAGAGGCGGAGGGTAAAATACGAGGCACCTTACTGCTAAGTTTAACTTTTATGGAAGCTTTAACTATTTATGGATTAGTTGTAGCTCTGGCACTTTTATTTGCTAATCCATTTGTTTGA
- the LOC131858453 gene encoding photosystem I P700 chlorophyll a apoprotein A1-like, with product MKESVTFFIRSPLIDKDTFTKFFLRLDPTIIQISGGGFQGIQITSGFFQIWQASGITSELQLYCTAIGALIFAALMLFAGWFHYHKAAPKLTRFQDVESMLNHHLAGLLGLGSLSWAGHQIHVSLPINQLLDAGVDPKEIQLPHEFILNRELLAQLYPSFAKGLTPFFTLNWSEYSDFLTFRRGLNPVTGGLWLTDTTHHHLAIAVLFLVAGHMYRTNWVIGHNLKDILEAHKGPFTVEGHKGLYEILTTSWHAQLALNLAMLGSLTIVVAHHMYSMPPYPYLATDYGTQLSLFTHHMWIGGFLIVGVAAHAAIFMGGYQITIDNPSDGRQVVDFVPPGLELLVSEGEFIKADQSLMNNPNVGGFGQENAEIVLQDPLRVQGLLLFLASVILAQIFLVLKKKQFEKVQLVEMNF from the exons ATGAAAGAATCAGTTACATTTTTCATACGCTCTCCCCTCATAGATAAGGATACTTTTACAAAGTTTTTTCTCCGACTCGATCCTACTATTATTCAAATTTCGGGTGGAGGTTTTCAAGGAATACAAATAACCTCTGGGTTCTTCCAGATTTGGCAAGCATCCGGAATAACTAGTGAATTGCAACTTTACTGCACCGCAATTGGTGCATTGATCTTTGCAGCGTTAATGCTTTTTGCTGGTTGGTTCCATTATCACAAAGCTGCTCCAAAATTGACTCGGTTCCAAGATGTAGAATCCATGTTGAACCACCATTTAGCAGGGTTACTAGGACTTGGCTCTCTATCTTGGGCAGGACACCAAATACATGTTTCTTTACCTATTAATCAACTCTTAGATGCTGGAGTGGACCCTAAAGAGATACAACTTCCTCATGAGTTTATTTTAAATCGTGAGCTTTTAGCTCAACTTTACCCCAGTTTCGCTAAGGGATTGACCCCATTTTTCACCCTGAATTGGTCGGAATATTCAGATTTTTTGACTTTTCGCAGAGGACTCAACCCAGTAACGGGGGGTCTGTGGCTGACCGATACTACACACCACCATTTGGCTATTGCAGTTCTTTTTCTAGTCGCTGGTCATATGTATAGAACCAATTGGGTTATTGGTCATAACCTCAAGGATATTTTGGAAGCTCATAAAGGTCCATTTACAGTGGAAGGACATAAAGGTCTTTACGAGATCTTAACTACTTCATGGCATGCTCAATTAGCTCTTAACCTAGCTATGTTAGGGTCTTTAACTATTGTCGTAGCTCACCATATGTATTCTATGCCTCCCTATCCATATCTAGCTACTGACTATGGTACCCAACTGTCTCTGTTCACGCACCATATGTGGATTGGTGGATTTCTCATAGTTGGCGTTGCTGCACATGCAGCTATTTTTATG GGTGGATATCAAATAACTATTGATAATCCATCAGACGGTCGACAAGTGGTTGACTTTGTACCTCCGGGACTGGAACTTCTTGTTTCAGAAGGTGAATTCATCAAGGCGGATCAGTCATTAATGAATAACCCTAATGTGGGTGGATTTGGTCAGGAAAATGCAGAAATAGTACTTCAAGATCCTTTACGTGTGCAAGGTCTTTTATTATTCTTAGCATCTGTCATTTTAGCACAGATATTTCTGGTTCTTAAGAAGAAACAATTTGAGAAAGTTCAATTGGTTGAAATGAATTTTTAG